The following proteins come from a genomic window of Erpetoichthys calabaricus chromosome 18, fErpCal1.3, whole genome shotgun sequence:
- the LOC114668612 gene encoding M-phase phosphoprotein 9, with translation MSTGDSLSEEVSSSAVLNNENAESSGTKESEISVGISEGSHSDQQETDIEEINAEFTNTAKEYLGDTPDSLKSKDHETSICYSPSKSRYLDGCLEDSFSSGRNLPSINPTSTETLASLVNEIQRTGDSDAEVLRNCETRWLQLFQLVEKQFQDQILAQQEQYQCQIQLIQDEIKALVQLQKKQSVHHNTDVPLENTSDNSALTAVHNGCHPGPFLLHKQTSVTSNHGEADRHHMFTDNVEDSTGSVLLSSGYGTLSASEQSFTKCGDSSIKENILMGKDAEHSFNHLRNNTCEENALEPLNELEKETRNVLFPDTMRTNSNASSDQRKINSEQLTSWAQKLKMKKTKSNTPGKEDSQEKHAVTPDHLHPRPCGQSSQSYLRKQSDSPSSVVSDVSGLTYWRIEENEMFHLLPENLVSGAYFALKDQSINMILPDGKRLPASLKEIYELKQKNANLNDWESVSSRSNSRQSAPQVLTLDPTLHMKPSEENLAFCTHSSFGSPFHEELRSSTNVNFSVKPGIIGEDIPKSHNAYDVNANNLPVTQLNSFQKHSLQTNALKSKTWNLHTTSQNSSCTNAKYPAFCGSIQSDSLSQTEEEGSCSLPTPLPRGQTIRSRHTSGAECSQEQTVSMSSVDDPVVLSLVRQNLREKHSRHIADLRAYYESEISGLKQQLAAVSRTANSNVAEITNQNLLERCNHLERALTEASSRIKDLEDNNNLLKQQLADWPDRYDTASTTATVLQQRLDEMKNSNNDKDNIISRLKSRLKAQEENFQNVYKLSDDKEARMKKEHKMLQDILSEYESLGKEHERVKDTLVTTENKLFDANTDISDLRRIISKMEAQIKQLQHENTLRFRHAGHSQSLGVGLFHYPETYPTPGKPPIETDVAKRKCLSPAANYSIFTGQPVGKSTLENDPRSYSPPEKDCPQKEDVSVKETCNTESAVAPMMKALIELDKTKATEGRALWKLDTRDSSGRQTISFNDRDNVEKNTVTNTQRNLSPDGHRSSSLPPSNRKSTPCSTPTKRETMISPISAKSSPKRCPTENFSPGFNHLCGRSDMRSDERESSSPTQSYSPRKRLQFIPLEEPELKCHTSNLGAHLDSRTEMALKAVKQGMVIGRPTWENRRNGIQTKNSIPVLIPPYDTDLSCKSRMDSLTETERCFDELTREKQQIEAALSRMPGSGGRLTLQARLDREALENRLEKINQELGSIRMTLKKFHVLRTSANI, from the exons ATGTCAACTGGTGACAGCCTCTCAGAAGAAGTGTCCAGTTCAGCTGTCTTAAACAATGAAAATGCTGAGTCAAGTGGCACGAAAGAAAGTGAAATATCTGTGGGCATATCAGAGGGAAGCCATTCTGATCAACAGGAAACGGATATTGAGGAAATTAACGCTGAGTTCACAAATACGGCGAAAGAGTACCTGGGGGACACCCCTGATTCCTTAAAGAGTAAAGACCACGAGACATCCATTTGCTACAGTCCCTCTAAAAGCAG atatttagaTGGTTGTCTAGAAGATTCTTTTAGCTCAGGGAGAAATCTGCCTTCAATTAATCCTACTTCAACTGAAACACTGGCTTCCCTTGTTAATGAAATCCAGCGTACTGGGGATTCTGACGCAGAAGTATTGAGAAATTGTGAG ACCAGATGGTTACAGCTATTTCAGTTGGTTGAGAAGCAGTTTCAGGATCAAATTTTAGCACAGCAAGAACAATACCAGTGCCAAATTCAG cTCATACAGGATGAAATTAAAGCTTTAGTTCAGTTACAGAAGAAGCAGTCTGTACATCACAATACTGATGTGCCACTTGAAAACACATCTGATAATTCTGCTCTAACTGCTGTTCATAATGGGTGCCATCCAGGACCTTTTTTACTGCACAAACAGACGTCTGTTACATCCAACCACGGTGAAGCAGATAGACACCACATGTTTACAGATAATGTGGAAGACTCTACTGGTAGTGTTTTGCTGAGCAGTGGCTATGGGACACTATCTGCCTCTGAACAAAGTTTTACCAAATGTGGAGACTCCAGTATTAAAGAGAATATATTGATGGGAAAAGATGCAGAGCATTCATTTAATCACTTGAGAAATAATACTTGTGAAGAGAATGCTCTTGAACCATTGAATgaattggaaaaagaaacaagaaatgttttatttccagACACTATGCGTACAAACTCGAATGCATCAAGTGATCAAAGAAAAATCAATAG tgaaCAGTTAACATCTTGGGCCCAGAAACTAAAgatgaaaaagacaaaatctaaTACACCTGGAAAGGAAGATAGTCAGGAGAAGCATGCTGTAACACCTGATCAT CTTCACCCCAGGCCTTGTGGACAGTCATCCCAATCTTATCTACGAAAGCAAAGTGACAGTCCTAGTTCTGTGGTGTCTGATGTTTCAG GTCTAACATATTGGAGGatagaagaaaatgaaatgtttcacCTATTGCCAGAGAATTTAGTTTCTGGGGCTTATTTTGCCTTAAAGGATCAATCAATAAACATG ATCCTGCCTGATGGTAAAAGGTTACCTGCTTCACTTAAAGAAATTTATGAGCTGAAACAGAAGAATGCCAATCTTAATGATTGGGAGTCTGTATCATCTCGGTCAAACTCAAGGCAATCTGCTCCTCAG GTTTTGACTTTGGATCCCACACTTCACATGAAGCCATCTGAAGAAAACCTTGCATTTTGCACACATTCCAGTTTTGGTTCTCCTTTTCATGAAGAACTGAGGTCTTCCACAAATGTAAATTTTTCAGTTAAACCAGGCATCATTGGAGAAGACATTCCTAAAAGCCATAATGCCTATGATGTCaatgcaaataatttaccagttaCCCAGTTAAATAGCTTCCAGAAACATTCATTACAAACAAAtgctttaaaaagcaaaacatggaACCTTCATACTACCTCTCAAAATTCATCATGCACAAATGCAAAATATCCAGCTTTCTGTGGCAGCATTCAGAGTGACAGTTTATCTCAAACAGAAGAGGAGGGAAGCTGTTCATTACCAACACCCTTACCTAGAGGGCAGACAATTCGGTCCCGTCATACCAGTGGAGCTGAATGTTCACAAGAACAAACTGTGTCGATGTCTTCAGTGGACGATCCTGTGGTTTTATcgtt AGTTAGGCAGAACCTGAGAGAGAAGCATTCCCGCCATATTGCAGATCTTCGGGCTTACTATGAATCCGAAATCAGTGGTCTAAAACAGCAGCTTGCAGCTGTCAGCAGAACTGCAAACTCAAATGTAGCTGAAATTACGAATCAAAATCTGCTAGAAAG GTGCAACCATCTGGAAAGAGCCCTTACTGAGGCAAGCAGTCGTATAAAAGACCTAgaagataataataatctatTAAAACAGCAGCTG GCAGATTGGCCAGATCGCTATGATACCGCCAGCACCACAGCTACAGTGCTTCAGCAGCGTCTTGatgaaatgaaaaacagtaaCAATGATAAAGATAATATTATTTCCCGACTGAAGTCAAGACTTAAGGCACAGGAGGAAAACTTCCAGAATGTTTACAAACTATCAGATGATAAAGAGGCTAGAatgaaaaaagagcacaaaatgtTGCAGGAT ATCTTGTCAGAATATGAATCTCTTGGAAAGGAACATGAACGGGTTAAG gaTACATTAGTTACAACTGAGAACAAACTGTTTGATGCAAATACAGACATTTCTGATTTAAGGAG AattatttcaaaaatggaagCTCAGATCAAACAGCTTCAGCATGAAAACACACTTCGATTTCGTCACGCAGGTCATTCACAGTCTTTGGGAGTTGG GTTATTCCACTATCCTGAAACCTATCCTACTCCGGGCAAACCACCAATTGAAACTGATGTTGCCAAAAGAAAATGCTTGAGTCCAGCAGCTAATTATTCTATTTTCACTGGCCAACCCGTGGGAAAATCCACTTTAGAAAATGATCCTAg GAGCTATTCTCCCCCAGAGAAGGACTGTCCACAGAAGGAAGATGTTTCAGTGAAGGAGACATGCAATACTGAAAGCGCTGTTGCTCCTATGATGAAAGCTCTCATTGAACTTGACAAAACCAAAGCAACAGAGGGTCGTGCTCTTTGGAAATTAGACACAAGAGATTCAA GTGGGAGACAAACTATTAGTTTCAATGACAGAGACAACGTCGAGAAAAATACTGTGACAAACACTCAGAGAAATTTGTCTCCAGATGGGCATAGATCTTCGTCTCTTCCCCCttcaaacagaaaatcaacacctTGTTCAACTCCAA ctAAAAGAGAAACAATGATCTCACCGATATCTGCCAAGTCCAGTCCAAAAAGATGTCCAACCGAAAATTTTTCACCTGGTTTCAACCACCTTTGTGGAAG ATCTGACATGCGATCAGATGAGAGGGAATCTTCTTCACCCACTCAAAGCTACAGTCCCAGGAAAAGGCTTCAGTTCATTCCACTAGAAGAACCAGAAT TAAAATGTCATACAAGTAATTTGGGAGCACACCTTGACAGCCGTACAGAAATGGCCTTAAAAGCAGTAAAGCAAGGAATGGTCATTGGTCGTCCAACATGGGAAAATAGGCGCAATGGGATTCAAACCAAAAACTCTATTCCTGTGTTAATTCCACCTTATGACACAGACTTGAGTTGCAAATCAAGAATGGATTCACTAACAGAAACAGAACGATGTTTTGATGAGCTTACCCGAGAGAAACAACAG attgaagCAGCATTAAGTCGTATGCCAGGATCTGGAGGACGACTCACCTTGCAGGCACGATTGGATCGG GAAGCTCTAGAAAATCGTTTAGAGAAGATTAATCAAGAACTGGGATCAATCCGCATGACATTAAAGAAATTTCATGTTTTACGGACCTctgcaaatatataa